A section of the Rhizobium sp. Pop5 genome encodes:
- a CDS encoding electron transfer flavoprotein subunit alpha/FixB family protein — protein MTILLLADHDNASLSDQTAKALTAASQIGGDIHVLVAGKAAQAAADAAAKLSGVTKVLLAESDELANNLAEPLSDLIVSLAGSYDTIISAATSVGKNVLPRVAALLDVAQLSEIIEVVSSDTFKRPIYAGNAIQTVQASDARKVITVRTASFASAPANGSAAVVAIPAISDPGLSRFVSDALSASDRPELTSAKVIISGGRALGSAEKFREVILPVADKLGAAVGASRAAVDAGYAPNDWQVGQTGKVVAPQLYIACGISGAIQHLAGMKDSKVIVAINKDEEAPIFQVADYGLVADLFDVLPELEKAL, from the coding sequence ATGACCATTCTTCTTCTGGCCGACCATGACAATGCCAGCCTCTCCGACCAGACCGCCAAGGCGCTGACCGCCGCTTCTCAGATCGGCGGCGATATTCATGTGCTGGTCGCCGGCAAGGCTGCCCAGGCTGCGGCCGATGCGGCGGCCAAGCTTTCCGGTGTGACCAAGGTGCTGCTTGCCGAAAGCGACGAGCTTGCCAACAATCTCGCCGAACCGCTTTCCGATCTGATCGTCTCGCTCGCCGGTTCCTATGACACGATCATCTCGGCTGCGACCTCGGTCGGCAAGAACGTGCTGCCGCGCGTTGCCGCCCTTCTCGACGTCGCCCAGCTCTCCGAGATCATCGAGGTGGTGTCATCCGACACCTTCAAGCGTCCGATCTATGCCGGCAATGCCATCCAGACGGTGCAGGCCAGCGATGCCAGGAAGGTGATCACCGTGCGCACCGCCTCCTTCGCCTCGGCGCCGGCAAACGGTTCGGCCGCCGTCGTGGCGATCCCGGCGATCTCGGATCCGGGCCTGTCGCGGTTCGTCTCCGATGCGCTGTCGGCCTCCGACCGTCCGGAACTGACCTCGGCGAAGGTCATCATCTCGGGCGGCCGCGCCCTCGGCTCTGCCGAGAAGTTCAGGGAAGTCATCCTGCCGGTCGCCGACAAGCTCGGTGCTGCCGTCGGCGCAAGCCGTGCCGCCGTCGATGCTGGTTATGCCCCGAACGACTGGCAGGTCGGCCAGACCGGCAAGGTGGTGGCGCCGCAGCTTTATATCGCCTGCGGCATTTCAGGCGCCATCCAGCATCTGGCCGGCATGAAGGACAGCAAGGTGATCGTCGCCATCAACAAGGACGAGGAGGCACCGATCTTCCAGGTCGCCGACTACGGCCTCGTCGCCGATCTCTTCGACGTCCTGCCCGAACTCGAAAAGGCGCTCTGA
- a CDS encoding electron transfer flavoprotein subunit beta/FixA family protein, producing the protein MKILVPVKRVVDYNVKIRVRPDGTGVELANVKMSMNPFDEISVEEALRLKEAGKAEEVVVVSIGPAKAEETLRTALAMGADRAILVETDDAVEPLAVAKILKGVADAEQPGLIIVGKQAIDDDSNQTGQMLAALLGTAQATFASKIEIEAAVPGGKATVTREVDGGLQTIEIKLPAVVTTDLRLNEPRYASLPNIMKAKKKPLDKKSPADFGVDTTPRLKVLKTEEPSGRKAGVKVKSVAELVDKLKNEAGVL; encoded by the coding sequence ATGAAGATTCTCGTGCCCGTCAAGAGGGTTGTCGACTACAACGTGAAGATCCGGGTTCGTCCGGACGGCACGGGTGTGGAACTTGCCAATGTGAAGATGTCGATGAACCCGTTCGACGAGATCTCGGTGGAAGAGGCGCTGCGGCTGAAGGAAGCCGGCAAGGCCGAGGAGGTGGTGGTCGTCTCGATCGGCCCGGCCAAGGCCGAGGAGACGCTGCGGACGGCGCTGGCCATGGGTGCCGACCGGGCGATCCTCGTCGAGACCGACGATGCTGTCGAGCCGCTCGCCGTCGCCAAGATCCTCAAGGGTGTGGCGGACGCCGAGCAGCCGGGCCTGATCATCGTCGGCAAGCAGGCGATCGATGACGATTCGAACCAGACCGGCCAGATGCTCGCAGCCCTGTTGGGCACGGCCCAGGCCACCTTCGCCTCGAAGATCGAGATCGAAGCTGCTGTCCCTGGGGGCAAGGCGACGGTGACCCGCGAGGTCGATGGCGGCCTGCAGACGATCGAGATCAAGCTGCCGGCGGTGGTGACCACCGATCTCAGGCTCAATGAGCCGCGTTATGCCTCGCTGCCAAACATCATGAAGGCGAAGAAGAAGCCGCTCGACAAGAAGAGCCCGGCTGATTTCGGCGTCGATACGACGCCGCGGCTGAAGGTGCTGAAGACCGAGGAGCCGAGTGGCCGCAAGGCCGGCGTCAAGGTCAAGTCGGTCGCCGAACTGGTCGACAAGCTGAAGAACGAAGCCGGCGTGCTCTAA
- a CDS encoding 3-hydroxybutyryl-CoA dehydrogenase has translation MSAVLKNIGIIGAGQMGCGIAHVSAAAGYRVHIYDLAQDRIESGLATINGNLARLVTNGKMTDEERKSTLSLISGSADVNDLAPSDLVIEAATEDESVKRKIYTQVCPVLKPEALLATNTSSLSITRLAAATDRPERFMGIHFMNPVPVMKLVELVRGIATDEKTFSAAKEFVGTLEKTVTVAEDFPAFIVNRILLPMINEAIYTLYEGVGTVDAIDTAMKLGANHPMGPLQLADFIGLDTCLSIMQVLHDGLADSKYRPCPLLVKYVEAGWLGRKSGRGFYDYRGEVPVPTR, from the coding sequence ATGAGTGCGGTGTTGAAGAATATTGGGATTATCGGTGCCGGCCAGATGGGCTGCGGCATCGCGCATGTTTCGGCCGCCGCAGGTTACAGGGTTCACATCTACGATCTGGCGCAGGACCGTATCGAATCCGGCCTTGCCACCATCAACGGCAACCTCGCCCGGCTGGTGACGAACGGCAAGATGACCGATGAGGAACGTAAATCGACCTTGTCGCTCATATCAGGCTCCGCCGACGTCAACGATCTCGCTCCATCCGATCTCGTCATCGAGGCCGCGACTGAGGACGAAAGCGTCAAGCGCAAGATTTATACGCAGGTCTGCCCGGTGCTGAAGCCGGAGGCACTGCTTGCCACCAACACCTCTTCCCTTTCCATCACCCGGCTGGCCGCCGCCACCGACCGCCCCGAACGCTTCATGGGCATACATTTCATGAACCCGGTGCCGGTGATGAAGCTGGTCGAACTGGTGCGCGGCATCGCCACCGACGAGAAGACCTTCTCCGCCGCCAAGGAATTCGTCGGCACGCTGGAAAAGACCGTCACCGTCGCCGAGGATTTCCCGGCCTTCATCGTCAACCGCATCCTGCTGCCGATGATCAACGAGGCGATCTATACGCTCTACGAAGGCGTCGGCACGGTCGATGCCATCGATACGGCGATGAAGCTCGGCGCCAACCATCCGATGGGGCCGCTCCAGCTTGCCGATTTCATCGGTCTCGACACCTGCCTCTCGATCATGCAAGTGCTGCATGACGGCTTGGCAGATTCGAAATATCGCCCCTGCCCGCTGCTGGTGAAATATGTCGAAGCCGGCTGGCTCGGACGCAAATCCGGCCGCGGCTTCTATGATTATCGCGGCGAAGTGCCGGTCCCGACGCGGTAA